The genomic DNA TATGGAAAGGCCGTGATAGTCGCCACGGGGGCTATGGAAAAAACTATTCCCTTCGAGAACAATGATCTGCCTGGGATTTATGGAGCTGGTGCTATTCAAACGCTAATGAACACATACGGGATAAAACCGGGAGAGAAAGCTCTAATAGTCGGAGCTGGAAACGTAGGGCTAATTTTAGCCTACCAGCTCATACAGGCAGGGGTAGAGGTCAAGGCAATAGTTGAAGCGATGCCCAGGATTGGAGGATACTTCGTGCACGCTGCAAAGGTTAGAAGACTTGGAGTACCGATTTTAACTAGGCACACAATTCTAAGAGCCGAAGGAAGAGAGAGTGTTGAGAAGGCAGTTGTTGCAGAGATCGATGAGAAATGGCAACCAATCCCAGGAACAGAAAAAGAGTTTGATGTCGATCTAATTGCGATCGCAGTTGGTTTAAGACCCAGCATAGAGTTGTTACAACAAGCTGGATGCCAGATAAAGTACGTTAGAGAGCTTGGAGGGCACGTAGCCGTTAGAGATGAATGGATGGAAACGACGGTCAGGGGAATATTCGTTGCAGGAGACACTGCAGGCATAGAAGAGGCCACTACCGCAATGCTCGAAGGAAAGATAGCCGGGATTGCAGCGGCATTAAGGCTTGGAATAGCAGATAAAAGTTGGATTAAGGAGATTGAGAAAGCCCAAAAAGATCTCGAGGAATTCCGCTCCGGTCCGTTTGGAAGGCACGTTGTTGAGGGTATTAAAAAGCTTCTGGAGGCATTGCAATGAGCGAGATCCCAAATTATTTAAGGTTCGGTTATATAACTCCCGAAGAGCTATTCTCAATAATCCCAAAGCCAAGCGAAGAGAGGCTCAGGAAAAGGCCTGTTGCCGTTCCAGAGTGTCCCCAACAGATCCCCTGCACCCCGTGCAAGGAGATATGCCCAACTAATGCTGTAATAATGGAGCACCCAAACGATATCCCCAAAGTAGACTATGAAAAGTGCATAGGTTGCTCACTCTGCGTCCAAGTCTGTCCTGGGCTCGCGTTCTTCATGATCCACTACGTAGGAGACAAGGCAAGGATAACGATGCCTCATGAACTCCTGCCACTTCCAAAGCCCGGCGAAGAGGTAGTTCTGCTAAACAGGGTTGGAGAGGAAGTTGGAAGGGGAAAGGTAGTTTCAGTTGTTCCTAGGGAGAAGACGAGAGGTGATACTCCCATAATAACAGTTGAAGTGCCCATAGAGCTTGCCTGGGAGGTTAGGGCTGTTAAGGTGGTGAGAGAATGAGGATAGTGTGTAGGTGTAACGATGTGACAGTTGAGGAAATTGAAAGGCTTATAGATGAGGGGGTTACGGATCTTGAGGAGCTCAGGAGACTCCTGAGAATAGGCATGGGGCCGTGTCAGGGTAGAACATGTATTCCAATAGTTATCTCAATCCTTGCTAAAAAAACCGGAAAAAAACCAGAAGAAATACAGCCACCTAACGCGAGATTTCCAGTTAGGCCCGTGAAGATTGAGGCCCTCACGGAGGGGGGCAAATGATTGGGATAATTGGGGGAGGTATCATAGGGGTCGCCACTGCCTATGAGCTTGCAAAACTTGGCGAGGAAGTTGTCGTGTTCGAGAAGAGGTACTTTGGCTCAGGCTCAACCTTTAGATGTGCAAGTGGAATCAGGGCCCAGTTCACTGATGAAGCCAATATAAAGCTGATGAAATACTCGATAGAGAGATGGAAGCAACTAAGCGATGAATTAGGACATAACATAATGTTCCAACAGACCGGCTACCTATTCTTGGCTACTAGCGAGGAGGAAGTTGAAGCATTTAAGAACAACATAAAGCTACAGAACAAATTTGGCGTGCCTACAAAGCTAATAACCCCAGAAGAAGCCAAAGAAATAGTCCCACCCCTAAATGCGGATGCATTCCTCGCGGGAGCATGGAATCCTGAGGATGGCAAGGCAAGCCCGTTTCACACTCTCTACGCATACAAAAAGGCAGGAGAAAAGCTTGGAGTTAAGTTCTACGAGTACACAAAGGTCATTGACATAGAGGAAGGATGGAGAATAAAAACAACTAGAGGAGAATTCAAGGTGGATATTATAGTGAACGCAACGAACGCATGGGCAAAGGAAATTAACGCAATGATAGGGAAGGACGTTGTTCCCATAAAACCCTTCAAGCATCAGTTAGTGAAAACCGAACCAATAGAAAGGGGTCAGATAGAACCCCTTGTTTGTCCCCCAGCATGGAACGACAGTTATGTAATTCAGGATGGAGAGGACGGAGGAGTTATATGCGGAACGGCCTTAGAGTACGAATCTTCGCCAGACGATGTATCGCCAACCTATGAGTTCGCTAAGGAGGTTCTAAAGTGGGCAGTTAAGATAGTCCCAGCTCTAAGGCACGTCCATGTTGTAAGGCAGTGGGCAGGACACTATGCTAGAACCCCGGACAACAACCCCGCTATCGGAGAATTAACTGAGAACTTTTATGTGGCGATTGGATTCTCGGGACACGGATTCATGATGGCTCCGGCGGTTGCTCAAGCACTAGCTGAGAGGATAGTAAAGGGAAGAACAAAAGTGCCGTTAGACTGGGAATGGTTCGACCCATGGAGGTTTGAGAGGGGAGAGCTTAGGAGCTCAGCCTTCCAGATAGGTTAGTCCATATCTAATATTTTTCTCAACACTGAACCAACCACGTAACTTGTAAGGAAGTACCAGCCGAAGTACCCGAGTTCGTCAGGTTTTAGTGCTGAGTGGTACATCTTGTGGAATATATCAAACAGAAAGAAGTTGAATGGATACTTAACTATCGCGACCTCCGTATACCACCTCCTCAACCAACCCCAGAACACTATGACTATTGGCCAACTTATAAGCATTGGCTTAAAGAAAGCATCTTTCATTAATTCATTTTGTAACCTCAATAGTTCCAACTGTTTTTGCTGAACTTTCCTCAATTTTTTCTCATCTCCGGATTCTCTAGCCTTTTGAAACTCTTCCTGAATTTCCTTCGCCATTTTTTGTAATCTTTTCATTTTCTCCCGATCAACGAATACGTAATTCAAAAAGACAAAGAATGCCCCAAGGATAACACCCGATAACGTAACTACCCACATTGGATGAGCCGATCTCAAGAGCGGGCCAAATAGCTCGTCCAAAGCTATGTAAATTCCCTCAAGCATATTCCTTCACCGCCAGATCAAGTATTTTAACAAGCTCATTAACTGCTTCTTCAAGCCCCTTATCTTCGTGGTTTTCAATAATCTTTATCAGGGCATTTGAATGCATCGCATAGGCTATTGCAGCAGCCCTATTTAAATCTTGGTGTCTCTGGATTTGCTCCTCAGTTTCCACATCCCTGTCTCTTTTCAAGTCCCTCAACCTCCTTCCCAAGATCTCCGCCGGAGTTGCCTCAATTATCACAATGAAGTTTGGGTTAAGTGTTCTTATTACATCGTAGGGGAGACCCAAGAGGTACCCATGGGGAGTTTTTATCGTCGCATGGGTATCTATTAGAATGGGCTCCTTCTTAGCCATCTTAGCTATCTTCTCGGCAACTTTCTTTTGTAGCTCCCTCTGAACAGAAAGAGGTAGTTTTCTCATTTCATCCCTATGCTTTACGAGGCCAGCCTTGACGGCTTCTTCAAACATCAAATCACCAAAATTAACGAGCCTAAACTTGGCCCTCGTCCTCTGGAGTGCAAGCCTAGTGATCGTGCTCTTACCCACCCCAGGGATCCCAGTTATTATGACGACGAATGACATTTAGCACCCCCAAGGTAGGAAGCAGAAGAGTGTTTAAAATTATTTTGGGGAAAGGGGAGGTCAGGAAGCAAAGAACTTTCTGAGCGCTGGGAACATTTCACTAATCTGCTCTCTGGCTATCTCCTCATAGAATCTATAGATGATACCAACGGTAAGGAGTATTCCGGTTCCAGTTCCTAAGGCACCAAGGAAGTCTGCTAGCACTGCTATTAATGCTACAGTTAGTGAGCCCCAGAACGTCACGTAAGGTATGTACTTTTGCAGTACCCTCTCGAGGGTTCTTGGGTCTCTTCTAAATCCTGGGATCTGGAGACCTGCCCTTTGCAACTGCCTTGCAATTGACCTCGCATCAAGACCCGTAAGTTCAACCCATAGGAACCCAAATAGTAGGCTGAAAGCTACGGTCATTAGCAGGTACACGAGCGCCCTCACGGGATGGTCTATAACTGTGAATATGTTCCTTGGAGGTATTACGTAGAGAACAAAGCCACTTATTGGATTTCCAGTATTTGGATCAAATGTTCCAAGCCATGGATGTCCATACCTATATAGCAACCTAGCCCAAAGCTGTATATTAGCATAGAGAGCAAATGTAAGGATTATCGGTATGTTACTGACGTACAGGAATCTTATCGGGTATCTTCCCCTAATCGTTACTCCCCTGTACC from Pyrococcus kukulkanii includes the following:
- a CDS encoding FAD-dependent oxidoreductase → MRIKEHPILSFKRGREITIYYKGQPIKAYEGETIAAALHAAGIKTLNYSRVKKRPRGLFCAIGKCSSCLMTVNGIPNVRTCITLVEDGMRIEENRPVLPKDMGYEGDGKAKKVQADIIVIGGGPAGLMAAINAHDAGAKVVLIDENPMLGGQLVKQTHKFFGKREQFAGIRGIKIAEILKEEIKKRNIEVYLETSAVGIFQNGDEKLVVGVRKEKELIEFYGKAVIVATGAMEKTIPFENNDLPGIYGAGAIQTLMNTYGIKPGEKALIVGAGNVGLILAYQLIQAGVEVKAIVEAMPRIGGYFVHAAKVRRLGVPILTRHTILRAEGRESVEKAVVAEIDEKWQPIPGTEKEFDVDLIAIAVGLRPSIELLQQAGCQIKYVRELGGHVAVRDEWMETTVRGIFVAGDTAGIEEATTAMLEGKIAGIAAALRLGIADKSWIKEIEKAQKDLEEFRSGPFGRHVVEGIKKLLEALQ
- a CDS encoding 4Fe-4S dicluster domain-containing protein, giving the protein MSEIPNYLRFGYITPEELFSIIPKPSEERLRKRPVAVPECPQQIPCTPCKEICPTNAVIMEHPNDIPKVDYEKCIGCSLCVQVCPGLAFFMIHYVGDKARITMPHELLPLPKPGEEVVLLNRVGEEVGRGKVVSVVPREKTRGDTPIITVEVPIELAWEVRAVKVVRE
- a CDS encoding (2Fe-2S)-binding protein, which codes for MRIVCRCNDVTVEEIERLIDEGVTDLEELRRLLRIGMGPCQGRTCIPIVISILAKKTGKKPEEIQPPNARFPVRPVKIEALTEGGK
- a CDS encoding NAD(P)/FAD-dependent oxidoreductase; this encodes MIGIIGGGIIGVATAYELAKLGEEVVVFEKRYFGSGSTFRCASGIRAQFTDEANIKLMKYSIERWKQLSDELGHNIMFQQTGYLFLATSEEEVEAFKNNIKLQNKFGVPTKLITPEEAKEIVPPLNADAFLAGAWNPEDGKASPFHTLYAYKKAGEKLGVKFYEYTKVIDIEEGWRIKTTRGEFKVDIIVNATNAWAKEINAMIGKDVVPIKPFKHQLVKTEPIERGQIEPLVCPPAWNDSYVIQDGEDGGVICGTALEYESSPDDVSPTYEFAKEVLKWAVKIVPALRHVHVVRQWAGHYARTPDNNPAIGELTENFYVAIGFSGHGFMMAPAVAQALAERIVKGRTKVPLDWEWFDPWRFERGELRSSAFQIG
- a CDS encoding EMC3/TMCO1 family protein; this translates as MLEGIYIALDELFGPLLRSAHPMWVVTLSGVILGAFFVFLNYVFVDREKMKRLQKMAKEIQEEFQKARESGDEKKLRKVQQKQLELLRLQNELMKDAFFKPMLISWPIVIVFWGWLRRWYTEVAIVKYPFNFFLFDIFHKMYHSALKPDELGYFGWYFLTSYVVGSVLRKILDMD
- a CDS encoding adenylate kinase — translated: MSFVVIITGIPGVGKSTITRLALQRTRAKFRLVNFGDLMFEEAVKAGLVKHRDEMRKLPLSVQRELQKKVAEKIAKMAKKEPILIDTHATIKTPHGYLLGLPYDVIRTLNPNFIVIIEATPAEILGRRLRDLKRDRDVETEEQIQRHQDLNRAAAIAYAMHSNALIKIIENHEDKGLEEAVNELVKILDLAVKEYA